Proteins encoded together in one Scheffersomyces stipitis CBS 6054 chromosome 5, complete sequence window:
- the DPP4 gene encoding diacylglycerol pyrophosphate phosphatase → MDIHDWSFSYMKHDISGLSFLSYVVDWIVYVAILTVAILFGSVIPPWYHEFSTNDISLMYSHVSEEDTVIPINILLVITVVLPLLQFVLCALYSPSSGTRRAWDIFAGLTCLCGSMATQLMITCVLKNICGLPRPDLLSRCQADIDLVPDEGLSTVAVCTNDNIFLLQEGFRSFPSGHSSTVFCGMVVTSLNIAGKFQVFDKRAMSTKIFLTIVPIIVACFVACTRISDNRHFLRDVVGGAIIGSSAAVWFYSQCFPSVFHLENAGRAYPPRRFGVAAFFNNVGGFWALREKIPGSFMDRILNTRSTLELLKNSDPIVNGEIDNPDELVNIQSNIRFLNRIAPIFKNRTLNLNTKQEETSV, encoded by the coding sequence ATGGATATTCACGATTGGTCGTTCTCGTACATGAAGCACGATATATCTGGTTTGTCATTCTTGTCTTATGTGGTAGATTGGATCGTCTATGTTGCCATACTAACGGTAGCAATTTTGTTTGGCTCTGTAATCCCACCCTGGTACCATGAATTCCTGACGAACGACATCTCCCTTATGTATTCCCATgtctctgaagaagacactGTTATTCCAATTAATATCTTGTTGGTGATCACGGTGGTTCTACCCCTTCTTCAGTTTGTGCTATGTGCTCTCTATAGCCCAAGCTCAGGAACCAGAAGAGCTTGGGATATATTTGCTGGACTTACGTGCCTATGTGGGAGCATGGCAACTCAATTGATGATTACATGTGTGTTGAAAAATATTTGTGGTTTACCTCGACCGGATCTTCTCTCCAGATGCCAAGCTGATATAGATTTGGTACCAGATGAGGGTCTTCTGACAGTAGCAGTATGCACAAACGACAACATATTCCTCCTCCAGGAGGGGTTCCGCTCATTTCCAAGTGGACATCTGTCCACTGTTTTTTGTGGAATGGTGGTAACAAGTTTGAATATTGCTGGGAAATTTCAAGTATTTGACAAGAGAGCTATGTCCAcaaagatcttcttgaCTATAGTCCCCATCATAGTAGCCTGTTTTGTGGCGTGCACCAGAATCAGTGATAATCGTCATTTTCTAAGAGACGTTGTAGGTGGGGCAATAATTGGCTCAAGTGCGGCGGTTTGGTTCTACTCCCAATGTTTCCCCAGTGTGTTTCATTTGGAAAATGCTGGAAGGGCATACCCTCCCAGAAGATTTGGTGTAGCtgcattcttcaacaatgtaGGTGGCTTCTGGGCACTTCGGGAAAAGATTCCAGGTTCATTCATGGATAGGATATTGAACACAAGATCCACTCTCGAATTACTTAAAAATTCTGATCCTATAGTTAATGGAGAAATCGATAACCCTGATGAGCTTGTCAATATACAAAGCAATATTCGATTCCTCAATAGAATAGCGCCTATATTCAAGAATCGTACCCTCAATTTAAATACCAAGCAAGAGGAAACTTCAGTTTAA
- the YEY2 gene encoding Valine--pyruvate aminotransferase codes for MSRPINFFKGHPTRNLLPVQQVADSYNKVLLGSDYLAYDIDPLNQHPLSYGTDPGNYDVRKTISDWTNEKFKHNLSQPENVNLTAGASYGIANILVSTTDPSTVTKQAFIVSPTYFLINSVFIDTGFEGKLTAIKETPGAEYEIDLEHLEQKLKYHSLGLQDGEGKEINIIKDPIRGQRKLYRFVIYMVPTFSNPGGISYSVATREKLIQLARKYDLLIISDDVYEFLDYTDRDEPLPRFNYLDQVTLPPYKKFGNTISNATFSKIIAPGLRVGWQETPTPALVEQLAVTGANKSGGTPGQLASLVIQDLIKTGQIESILEVFKTAYKSRAQTVLFSAQKYLPPSAVVFGGDGGYFLWVKIPGDIDHNQVITVLQEKYKVVLASGDHFEVEGDKQGWGKNNVRVCISFLTEEEIEAGFRAWGSVLQELYPQLYTTN; via the coding sequence ATGCTGAGACccatcaatttcttcaaaggtCATCCGACCCGTAATTTGCTCCCTGTTCAGCAGGTGGCCGATTCCTACAATAAGGTATTGCTTGGTAGTGACTATTTGGCCTATGATATTGATCCATTGAACCAACATCCACTTTCCTACGGGACAGATCCTGGAAACTATGATGTCAGAAAAACCATCAGTGATTGGACAAACGAGAAGTTTAAACACAATCTTTCCCAACCTGAGAATGTCAACCTCACGGCTGGAGCATCCTATGGTATTGCCAATATTTTGGTTTCCACTACTGATCCATCCACGGTAACAAAGCAAGCGTTTATAGTCTCTCCAACTTACTTTTTGATTAATAGTGTGTTTATTGATACAGGCTTTGAAGGCAAGCTCACGGCTATCAAAGAAACCCCTGGTGCTGAGTACGAAATTGACTTGGAGCATTTGGaacagaagttgaagtaccACAGTCTTGGCTTGCAGGATGGCGAAGGtaaagaaatcaatattATCAAGGATCCGATTAGAGGCCAAAGAAAGTTGTACCGTTTCGTAATCTACATGGTTCCAACATTTTCCAACCCTGGTGGTATATCTTACTCTGTTGCAACCagagaaaagttgattcAGTTGGCTAGAAAGTACGATTTATTAATCATCAGTGACGATGTCTACGAGTTTTTGGACTATACTGATAGAGATGAGCCACTTCCACGCTTCAACTATTTGGATCAGGTGACTCTTCCACCTTACAAGAAGTTCGGTAACACCATCTCCAATGCTACTTTTTCCAAGATAATTGCTCCAGGTTTGCGAGTAGGCTGGCAAGAAACTCCAACGCCAGCGTTAGTGGAGCAGTTAGCAGTCACTGGCGCTAACAAATCAGGAGGTACTCCTGGCCAATTGGCATCGTTGGTAATTCAAGATTTGATTAAAACTGGCCAAATAGAACTGATCTTAGAAGTGTTCAAAACTGCCTACAAATCGAGAGCCCAGACAGTTCTTTTCAGTGCACAAAAATACTTGCCACCTTCCGCAGTCGTATTCGGAGGAGATGGAGGATACTTCTTGTGGGTGAAGATCCCTGGTGATATTGATCATAACCAAGTAATTACAGTTCTACAGGAAAAATATAAAGTGGTGTTGGCTTCGGGAGACCACTTTGAGGTGGAGGGTGATAAACAGGGCTGGGGTAAGAATAACGTCCGAGTCTGTATCAGTTTCCttactgaagaagagatagAAGCTGGTTTCCGTGCTTGGGGTTCTGTGTTACAAGAGCTCTACCCACAATTATACACTACAAactaa
- a CDS encoding predicted protein, whose translation MPSTAGFILSGLLGAATRRVQVQLIGKNYPRSLDRVTGYVLSSALFVGGYYIFDGYVDNNRKLLQRRLAVLREQRAVKDAFFEFEEEPDHRITADKRGRFFSLFDKYGASYK comes from the coding sequence ATGCCTTCCACTGCCGGCTTTATACTCAGCGGCTTGCTTGGTGCTGCCACTAGAAGAGTCCAAGTCCAGCTTATCGGTAAAAACTACCCTCGTTCCTTAGACAGAGTCACAGGCTACGTTTTGTCCTCTGCTTTGTTCGTGGGAGGCTACTATATCTTCGATGGTTACgtcgacaacaacagaaagCTCttgcaaagaagattggCTGTGTTGCGTGAACAAAGAGCCGTCAAGGATGCTTTCTTCGAGTTCGAAGAAGAGCCTGACCACAGAATCACCGCAGACAAGAGAGGCAGATTCTTCTCCTTGTTCGACAAGTATGGTGCTTCGTATAAATAA
- the RTT106 gene encoding Regulator of Ty1 Transposition, whose amino-acid sequence WLSTLPPDLQADIMAIISSYPQSQTVFAKLYNHLLNEESLPKRPKTNGSTSISTPQQIQPPQHQVVQNQIQNQNEPSNSVLITLKDPIVEETIIFEIIQTSFISPIRKKMSLIFHLIERNGQPLPVLSIVHPTTRVPEISVIDLTECVKLCAFIPIVGNSSNPSKKSIALLCFWIKDEYIGSSAVKDPIVLQVNLDMVKKQMISQGKLPPDIEHQFEKESPTNVNMNPIQERIIDYFQRQFKLCGVNLMNYLPCPTLSNIKYTLNRDSAVAVSSSNSGNNNLIIVECHRGAKEGVLLFVTGTEHSRSYIIHGFKKPILMFDVAKIMYTSYNNITRLTFNLLLTVADNNEEKTLEFSMIDHAFFQVIDDFIKSQNINDNSFDDTLREKTKETKDEEGEGGAEEEPLNESEDEEDDDASYNGGDGDNYSASGSDVDEEFDSDAGSKSDDSDVSEEEEE is encoded by the exons TGGTTGTCTACATTGCCTCCGGACTTACAGGCCGACATTATGGCCATCATAAGTCTGTATCCACAATCTCAAACAGTTTTCGCCAAATTGTACAACCACCTTCTCAATGAAGAGTCTCTACCAAAAAGACCCAAGACCAATGGATCTacatcaatttcaactccaCAACAAATACAACCTCCCCAACATCAAGTAGTCCAAAACCAAattcaaaaccaaaatGAACCGTCCAATTCTGTCTTGATTACTCTCAAAGACCCAATTGTCGAAGAAACCatcatttttgaaattaTCCAGACTTCGTTTATTTCGCCCataagaaagaagatgagcTTGATATTCCATTTGattgaaagaaatggaCAACCACTTCCGGTCTTATCTATTGTTCATCCTACCACTCGTGTGCCCGAGATTTCTGTAATTGATTTGACTGAGTGTGTTAAGCTCTGTGCCTTCATTCCAATTGTAGGAAATTCATCCAACCCACTGAAAAAGTCGATTGCATTATTGTGCTTCTGGATCAAAGACGAGTACATTGGTTCAAGCGCGGTCAAGGATCCAATCGTTTTACAAGTTAATCTTGATATGGTCAAAAAACAGATGATCAGTCAGGGAAAGCTTCCGCCTGATATCGAGCATcagtttgaaaaagaatcGCCTACCAACGTCAACATGAATCCAATTCAGGAGAGAATTATCGATTACTTCCAGAGACAGTTCAAGCTTTGTGGtgtcaacttgatgaactACTTGCCCTGTCCTACCCTTTCAAATATTAAGTACACTCTAAACAGAGACAGTGCTGTCGCTGTctccagcagcaacagcgGAAATAATAACTTAATTATTGTAGAATGTCACAGGGGCGCCAAGGAAGGAGTTCTTTTGTTTGTTACTGGCACCGAACATAGCAGGTCATATATAATTCACGGGTTCAAGAAACCAATCTTGATGTTTGATGTCGCAAAGATCATGTACACTTCCTAcaacaacatcaccagATTGACGTTTAACTTATTGCTTACGGTTGCTGAtaacaacgaagaaaagaccTTGGAGTTCAGTATGATAGACCATGCCTTTTTCCAAGTAATTGACGACTTTATAAAATCACAGAATATTAACGACAATTCGTTTGATGACACACTCAGAGAAAAGACCAAAGAGACCAAGGATGAAGAGGGCGAAGGTGgtgcagaagaagaaccc CTcaatgaaagtgaagatgaagaagacgatgacgCTAGTTATAATGGAGGAGATGGTGATAATTACAGCGCCAGTGGCAGtgatgtagatgaagaattcgacAGCGATGCCGGCAGCAAATCTGACGATAGCGATGtgtctgaagaagaagaagaa
- a CDS encoding predicted protein produces the protein MANLEITKKGVLDIITPNNTHDDENLESHHQLLNHNSGILNILPSLLEGIIVQESPYSVLMRHLNQTMLTNSSVELRQLRNKVISLTSEGKDVSSSPTLTRIDKNKNVMLTLTFGETYLNAIEIVSQDWQWMEVEVLGIEARKFDHIRKRELVLQYLSRMQKPPELDSCLLKITVKQKIAYPGKKTTQLRLQQEQELLKELHELELRQMLQKVGLDYDGDGVLRKVSESEDNEKFTDTKYISKRVSEIKKVLEPDSFTRQNLVDFENWYCNCEEYQECYLESEQDAIPRKIISPNQLLSLYGAAESETGRLQNSKLTEMLRKCPTNLVDPIPLCSHLVSVLMVALNGMDGKWDVGE, from the coding sequence ATGGCAAATTTAGAGATCACCAAAAAAGGAGTACTAGACATTATTACTCCTAACAATACTCACGATGACGAGAACTTGGAATCCCACCATCAGCTCTTGAACCACAATAGCGGTATTCTAAACATCCTTCCCTCTCTTTTAGAAGGTATCATAGTTCAAGAGTCTCCGTATTCAGTTCTTATGCGACATCTCAACCAGACAATGCTTACAAATTCGCTGGTTGAGTTACGACAGTTGCGAAATAAGGTGATATCGCTAACACTGGAAGGAAAAGACGTTTCTTCGTCACCTACCTTGACTCGGATcgacaagaacaagaacgTAATGTTGACATTGACATTTGGCGAGACATATCTAAATGCGATAGAGATCGTATCCCAAGACTGGCAGTGGATGGAAGTAGAGGTATTGGGCATTGAAGCTAGGAAATTTGACCATATTAGGAAACGAGAATTGGTTTTGCAATATTTGTCACGAATGCAGAAACCACCAGAGCTCGATAGTTGTCTTCTAAAGATTACTGTCAAACAGAAAATAGCGTACCCtggaaagaagacgacCCAATTAAGACTACAACAGGAGCAGGAGCTCCTAAAAGAGTTACACGAGTTGGAATTGCGCCAAATGCTACAGAAAGTGGGTTTAGACTACGACGGAGATGGCGTGCTTCGCAAAGTTAGTGAAAgtgaagataatgaaaagTTCACTGACACCAAGTACATATCAAAAAGGGTCTCTGAAATAAAGAAGGTGTTAGAACCTGATTCCTTTACGCGGCAGAACTTGGTGgattttgaaaattggTATTGTAACTGTGAAGAGTATCAAGAATGTTACTTAGAACTGGAGCAGGACGCTATTCCCAGAAAAATCATAAGCCCTAACCAACTACTATCATTGTATGGTGCGGCCGAACTGGAAACTGgacgattgcaaaatctgaaGCTAACGGAAATGTTGCGAAAATGTCCCACAAACTTAGTAGACCCAATTCCGTTGTGCAGCCACTTGGTTCTGGTGTTAATGGTGGCACTCAATGGAATGGATGGCAAGTGGGACGTGGGAGAGTAG
- a CDS encoding predicted protein (go_function cysteine-type endopeptidase activity; ubiquitin thiolesterase activity~go_process ubiquitin-dependent protein catabolism) has translation KPREENLAPTTPPVALVSNWAAILQSSNTPVSTKKVKHTRSNSESLSTTTLSSVTKFNMSNESVLPLGILILKIMYDPNYSVFGEDNELPVFKIAPRGLTNTGNICYMNSILQMLLYCVPFNRLLKLIEDKSIGTLNRASPTPLLDATIKFFNDFSDKTSGLSSEVEDASESAISPETFYMTLISHEKFSHLKWGQQEDAEEFLGYYLDGLHEEFLSEIRKLNTPSVDSLIQTFSNENENVEKVSMFKFNIKNTVKLIKNENKNNDNEWNEVGSNNKKISVKRTVEIEPSPINMIFGGSFKSVLIVPKANNPNQFQKSITLDPFQNLQLDISEADTIEDAFLNMNKLEKISYKNNDKEVQLKKQTFIDRLPEVLIIHLKRFSYLKDKEVGIEKLRKKVDYAHDLHVPSEVLSNKNIISNAATSFKLIGVVYHHGSSAEGGHYTSDSNVANDWLRIDDTTLKPISVDEVLNGGTEESIKNAYILLYERYN, from the exons AAGCCCAGGGAAGAAAACTTGGCACCTACGACCCCCCCTGTGGCTCTTGTCAGTAACTGGGCAGCTATCTTGCAATCATCGAATACTCCGGTTTCTACTAAAAAGGTAAAACACACAAGATCTAA CTCAGAATCCTTGTCCACTACTACTCTCTCTTCGGTTACAAAGTTTAATATGAGCAATGAATCAGTTTTGCCTTTGGGTatcttgatattgaagataaTGTATGATCCAAACTATAGTGTGTTTGGTGAAGATAACGAATTGCCCGTGTTCAAGATTGCTCCGAGGGGTTTGACCAACACAGGAAACATTTGTTACATGAACTCCATTTTGCAAATGTTACTCTACTGTGTTCCATTCAATCgtttattgaaattgattgAGGACAAATCGATAGGAACTTTGAACAGAGCATCGCCTACTCCTTTATTGGATGCAACGATtaagttcttcaacgatTTTTCTGACAAGACTTCGGGGCTTTCTTCCGAAGTGGAAGATGCTTCTGAGAGTGCTATATCTCCTGAAACATTCTATATGACTTTGATTTCGCATGAGAAGTTCCTGCATTTGAAATGGggacaacaagaagatgcAGAAGAATTCTTGGGCTACTATTTGGATGGTTTGCatgaagaattcttgagTGAAATAAGGAAATTGAATACGCCGAGCGTCGATTCGCTTATTCAAACGTTTTCAAATGAGAACGAGAACGTGGAAAAGGTCAGTatgttcaagttcaatatcaagaatACAGTGAAGTTAATTAAGAATGAGAACAAAA ataatgacAATGAATGGAATGAAGTCGGCTCTAATAACAAAAAGATCAGCGTTAAGAGAACAGTTGAAATAGAGCCAAGTCCTATCAATATGATTTTTGGTGGGCTGTTCAAGTCTGTTCTCATTGTTCCAAAAGCCAACAACCCtaatcaatttcaaaagtcTATTACATTGGATCCATTCCAGAACCTTCAATTAGACATTTCTGAAGCTGATACCATTGAAGATGCATTCCTCAACATGAATaagttggagaagatcAGTTATAAGAACAACGACAAGGAAgttcaattgaagaaacaaacttTCATTGACAGATTACCAGAAGTGTTGATAATACATTTAAAGAGATTTTCATATTTAAAGGATAAAGAGGTTGGAAtagagaaattgagaaagaaagtcGATTACGCTCATGATTTACATGTGCCTTCAGAAGTGttgtccaacaagaacatcatTTCCAATGCCGCAACctcgttcaagttgattggtGTTGTTTACCATCATGGTAGTAGTGCTGAAGGAGGTCATTACACTAGCGAC tccaaCGTGGCCAACGACTGGTTGCGTATCGATGACACCACACTCAAGCCTATCTCTGTGGACGAAGTCTTGAACGGCGGAACTGAAGAAAGTATCAAAAATGCCTACATTTTGTTATACGAAAGATACAACTAG